The following is a genomic window from Bacillus paramycoides.
GACTAGCATTTCATCTTTTAGTGAGCGTCAAGATTCAATTTAGATAGGACTTAGTAGTCCTATTTAGTAAAGTATATTAGTAGAGAGAATATAATCCCTCATTTTCCCTCATTATCAAACCTCTATTTTCATTTGATTCGCTAAATTTATGTAGGTGTGTAAAAATTATATATTAACTGACGGTTATGAGTCTGTGTTTTTTATGGATTGTTTGTAGTAATCGAAATATCTTTTTAATGATAAGTTAGATTTAAATCCTATTTGTTTCATGATTTCTTCAGATGTAGTATCCCCTTGAAACCTCCTTAAAATAAAGGTGTTTCGAAAATGCTGAGCAGAAATTCCCTTTCGAAGATTAACACGTTTCACTTCTAAACGAATCATTTTTTGTATTGAGATTTCGGTTAAAAATTTTGGTGCATCATCCTCATAGCTCCAGTGATATGTCCCCCGGGTAAAATCAAAAGCAACAAATAACGGATCATTGCTGTGATATTTAGGGCGTACAGGTTCAGGAATAGTTTTATAGTAATTGTATAAGTGTAGTTTATCTTCTTCCTTCAAATGAATGGTTCTATTCACTTTTGAGTCTTCAGGAATCGATAAAGTGTTATTTCGAAATGAACGTGTACCATTCGTAAAGAAACAAGCTCTTTTAAAGAGAGTCCATAATCCAGGAGTAATGTGATGATAGAACTATTTCGCTCTAAGATCATTGGGCGTGTTGATTGTTGTTTTTCTGTAAGGCCCTCTAGTGAAGAAATGACTTCTTTTAAGCGTGCTCCTTCCTGGAAAGAAACGAAATCCTCCTTGCGCAATGTGCGATCAGGTGGATTTATCTGAATAGACCCTTCAATGGGGCTTGGTAAATTCAAGTATTCGTACAGCCTATTTAAGACAATATATATACGATGAACCGTTTTATCAGCGTATTGACGATCCTCTTTTAAATATTTAAAAAACGCTTTGAAATCATTTTTATAGAGCGATTCCCAAACGTTATTTTCATTTATTTCTTTTGATAGGTACAGCCATTGAATGAAACTTTCTACATCATATATATATCGTTTAATAGTTGAAGGTTTTCTTCCCTTACTTAATAAATAAGAGGAGAATCCTTGTATTGTGTCTTGGATTTCTTGCATAAATACAGTCTCCCCTACTTTTAATGATATTTATATTAATTGTTTAGTTAACGCTCTCCGTTTTCATAACGTTTCACAATTCTATAAAACGTGGAACTGCTTTGTATATTGCTTCTTCTCATGGCTTCAACCGCTGTAATCTCCCCATTTTTCCAATCTTTATAGGCTGCAATAAATTCTTCTGTGATTTGTACCCTTGGCCTTCCCATATGAGTTCCTTTCTTCTTAGCGATATCAATGCCTTCACGTTGACGGACTTTAATTCTGGTTCTTTCTTCTTCTGCAAGCCAAGAAAGAATTTGTAATACTAGATCGGTAATGAGGGTACCTAAACTATCTTTATATTTAGTTGTATCAAGTAATGGCATATCTAATACGACAATATGTGCTTTAATGTTTTGTGTAATATCTTTCCACTGCTGAAGAATGCCTTCTTTATTTCTTCCAAAACGATCTAAAGAATGTATATACAGAATATCACCCTCTCTTAACATTCTTTTTAGAAGTTGATATTGATAGCGGTTAAAATCCCTACCGCTTTGTTTGTCTATAAAAATGTCACGTTCATCTGTTACGAATTTTTTAATCGATTCAATTTGACGCGCTTCGTTTTGATCCTTTGTACTAATTCTTATATAACCAAATTTTCTAATATTCATTTTAAATCCAACCAATCTATTTTGTTTTCGGATAATTCACTAAAAATAAATGATTATTCAATTTTGAAGTATTATTCTCATTATACAACAAAAAACACTTCAAAAGGTATGTTTATTTATGGGATGCCCCTAAAGTTAGATTATAAACCTTTTGATAATCGTTAATCTATAAAAAAACAACCACCCCAAAAGGAGTACCTTTTGATGTAGTTATAAGAAAATTATTAATGAGGTTTATTTACAAAATTCTACTGAAGGAATCAGAAAGGAAATAGATATATTAAATAAAGTTTAATCCCTATTATTTTGATCAATCTTTTTTTCAAAATAACAGGGATTCTTCTATTATAAAATCAAAGTTCATAGCATTTTTTTAATCAAACTTTATTTAAAAGCTACAGCTTGAGAAGAA
Proteins encoded in this region:
- a CDS encoding recombinase family protein; amino-acid sequence: MNIRKFGYIRISTKDQNEARQIESIKKFVTDERDIFIDKQSGRDFNRYQYQLLKRMLREGDILYIHSLDRFGRNKEGILQQWKDITQNIKAHIVVLDMPLLDTTKYKDSLGTLITDLVLQILSWLAEEERTRIKVRQREGIDIAKKKGTHMGRPRVQITEEFIAAYKDWKNGEITAVEAMRRSNIQSSSTFYRIVKRYENGER